The Amaranthus tricolor cultivar Red isolate AtriRed21 chromosome 2, ASM2621246v1, whole genome shotgun sequence genome contains the following window.
tcatagtaacttttaataacaacatagtatcttttcctaagaacatagtagcattcatttttgcaacaaaagatttttcaaaattacaaaacaaaagacAGTAGCTATCCATAGTCATCTAAATATAATCTCTTTATCTATCTGTTCTTCAGCATCAATTTTCCTGCATAACAAAAATTTTGCACTTTCATTTACATAATCAAACtattaaataaggatacaataaaatataagcaaattatatatattttataccttAAGTGGGGTATCTTTTGTTGATGGGCAATTTCGACTATCatgataatcaaatttaccacaagttttgcactttcttttgggcttcttgctttgctcaatagtttgttccttttccccaattattctttgcctttttcctttgttctttGATTGGATTGGGTTTTGTATTTCCATTGTCGAAGATGAACTTGTGCCTACTAACAATTCGATTTGTTGCTCTTTAGTAATGTCCACCCTCACATCATCACTTTCCTCCAATTTTCTACTAATATCTTTTAGGTTTTGTAAAAGTGATTGTAAATCACTCTCACTCCGTTGAGCTAAACCTACACAATTGAATATTTCACACCAAACTTCCCCCAACAACTTCCCCACGTTGTTACACTTTTTGCTCTCTTCAATCAGATTCCCATGCAAATCAAAAATAGGCTTCTTTAATGCTAGCTTCGTCCAACGATCtaaaacatattgctttggtatttGTGTTATTTGTCTTGCACTCATAACACAAATCGCATGGGAACATAATATTCCTATCCGTTTAAATAACTTGCAATCACAATCTACCTTCAACTCGTCAATCGAACTTCCCAGTATAAAATTCACCTTGTACATCTTACTTACCGTTGAGTCCAAAACAGTTATACTTTCCACACTTTCATTCTTTTCAATACTTTGAATATAAGTTTTGAAACAAGACTTATAAacttcattttgaaaaagaaaaaaaaattttctagtATAGACTTCACCGGCATGTTTTTCAATCGGCAATGGTGTTTTATATTGTGGGTTTGTGTGAAGTGATTCAGCATTGAGCTTATCTTGTTTGTACCTCTGTGCATCCATTGCACTTTCATAACtcatataaaattcaacaagtgtcaTGTGAGGGTTTGAAAAGTGGTTGAAGAAACTATTAACACTTTCCGATCGGGATGTAGTTCTCAAAATCCCCCCCAATGGGATATCCCTAAAATATGCGGGTATCCATTGATCTCGTATACTAAATATACTAGTAAACCATTTATCTGTTTGAAGATTGTATTTGGTCATAATTCCCTcccatttttcttcaaattcatcttcttcttgatcaatattccacacacacccatttaattctttcaaaaaatctTCATTTTTGTTCAATTCCGGTCCAACTTTATCAGTCACTTTACTCATGATGTGCCACATGCAAAGTTTGTGTATTGTGTgtggaaatacatttttaatcgcAATTTTCATTGCAGGGTCTTGATCAGTTATCAAATATGTTGGCATACACTCCCCCATACAATGTAAAAAAGTTCTAAATAACCACTCAAAAGATTCACTATCTTCCTTAGCTAATAAACCTATACCAAATGTAATACAAGACTTATGATGATCTACTCCGGTAAAAGGGGCTAAAACCATGCTATACTTATTGGTGTTATAAGTACAATCAAAAGTAACCATTTctccaaataaacaataattctttctacttatcgcatcggcccaaaatAAACGTGATATGTGGTCCTCCTCATctaaagcataatcaaaataaaaccccGTGTAAATATCTCTTTTTCTGATAAAATTCTCGATCAACATCTTCCCATCATCTCCTTTGATATATGCTTTCAAATCCCTAtggaaattcttaaaatcttgcATTGTCACTCCCACATTCTCATAACTCCCGACATTTTCCTTAAACAATCTAAAGGATTTGACCGGTCCTATATTAACCCGTGCATTCTTagatatgaaatttttgtgcaacAAAGTCATTTTCCTATTACCCAATAAAAATTGACGCGATGTAGGGCTAACTAGACAATGATTGTGCGCCTCTTCGAATTTTAAAACATGGTATGTTCTCTTCGCTATGtcatatttcaaaatcaatctAGCTTTACAACCAATTCTTTTGGTTGATCTCTTATAACGTGCAACAACATCTGCACTTTTCTTAGGGTTAGGTTTTATGATACCCTCCCTActacaaacaaaatattttaaaaaaacaatacccTTTTTTTTGTAGGTAGTAGATGAACGTATATCAAAACCGCAAATTTCAGCATATTTACCATAAAAATCTAAGGCTTTCTCTAAGTTTTCAAAAGCCATACCAACAAATGGCTTTTTATCAAACTCACAATGAGGAATCCACAGGGTTGAACCATTTGGGGTAACTTGTGTAATAGTTCTTGGAGTTTGAGTCCCTGTATAACAAtccaaagtttttccaaaattaaaaaaagaaggcagtagctatacatcgtcatagtaacttttaatcacaacatagtatctttttttaagaacatagtagcattcaccttggcaacaaatatttttcaaaatttcaaaacagaacacagtagctatacacagtcatagtaacttttaatgataacatagtatctttttctaagaacatagtagcattcaccttggcaacaaagattttcaaaactttcaaaagagaagacagtagctatacattgtcatagtaacttttaatcacaacatagtatctttttctaagaacatagtagcattcaccttggcaacaaatatttttcaaaatttcaaaacagaacacagtagctatacacagtcatagtaacttttaatcacaacatagtatctttttctaagaacatagtagcattcaccttggcaacaaagattttcaatattacaaaaaaaagacagtAAATATGCACAATCATAacttagtcttttttttttgaagaacataataacattaccttctgacaattctttttcattgttggaAGTTTTTGATGAATCTTCCACATTTAGCACTTTTTGTAAATCTTCCATAGTATCTCAATCTGAGTCtgttaatcaaaatcaacaagaagATTCACATCAAGATCTGAGTctgtaaatcaaaatcaacaaagaaaaacgaaaatgaaaatttgactCTCAGTTTTGAAGATACTAAAtcgaaaacgaaaatgaaaaactaagaaatcaatcaaaacaaatctgaaTTTGTAAAAGGTACACATAAGAAAACGAAAACAAGTAAAGATTTTTGACAGACTAAGTAATCAAGAGAAGAGGAACATTTTCGCAGAAGAAAAcgaaaactaaaaaatgaatcaaaacaaatcgaaaaataaaaactataaaatggtAAATTTCTAATTTGCATACCTTAATTCAATAGAAGAGGAAGATTTCGCAGAAGAAATCAAAGGTTTTTCGAAGGTTTTTCGAaggttttgaaggtttttcgaaGAGTATAGCTTGGAAGAGAGAAGGCGCTTGTGTTCTTCAGAAAAAACCgaattagcttttttttttttttgccctaTTTTTTCCGGCTTGATATCTAGACCATTAGATCTTTGAGAAATCGACGGctcaaaatccttctcacccttctcattttcataccccttctcattggatccctcccctatatatatatatatatatatatatatatatatatatatatatatatatatatatatatatatatatatatatatatatatatatatatatatatatatatatatatatatatatatatatatatatatatatatatatatatatatatatatatatatatatatatatatacagtggCGGACCCAGCTAGGGGCAAGGGGGGGCAGTGGCCCCCCCaatctgaaaaaaaataaatgagatttaaaaaaaaaaaaatttaatttgcgaCCACTTAGCGACCACCTAGCGACCAAAATCCCGTCGCTAAtcacctttaaaaaaaattaaaaaataaaatgatgttGCTTCCatttaaaaaacaaagcaaACCCTAATCGCATTCCGTTTTTATGTGTTCGACATTCCACATAGACAAAACCTTCTCCAAATCTCCACGACTCCATCGACCACCGCCAGTCCGCCACAGCCCACAAACGGCCGGCCAAGTTCCGGTGTTCCTCTTCTTCGCTGCAAGTCTACAACTGTCATTCGACATTCGACATTTTTCTTcgcttcttcctcttcttcgctAATCGCTTCGCCAGTCGCCTGTACGCCTACTCGCTTCCTCTTCCAGTCTTCCTCTTCTCTTCAATTGTTTAATTGTGAGTTCCATGCTtccattacttatttaattgttaatttgtaattgtaattgttaatttgtttaattatttcatagcTTCAttagttcattgttaatttgtttaattgttgatctttgattcttgatTCTTGATTCTTTGATTCTTGATTATTGAtagtttaattgtttgtttaattgGATAATTTGTTTGGTACTTTGGTGATTGAGATGAGATTCAACAAGATGAGATTCTTGATTCTTGATTAAAATTGGTGGTTATTAGGTGGATACGGGTGTAGAAAGTCTGAATCGCCAAATGTAATGGGTTGTTGGTGGGTATAAAGTCTTACCCACCTCATCCTTTACCCCATCCACTGATGCTTGTGTTTAATGTAGTATTTATGCCCCGATCTTGATTTGATTTTAAGCCTTTCCTATGTGTTTCTTATTCCATTTAGGTCATTTGTATTCATTTTCTATGAACTTGTTGGTGTAGTGTTTGAATGTTTTTCAGGTCTTTTAGCCATTTTGAAGTAAGAACTAACACTTTTGGGTATAAAGAGGACCTCAAAATCAAAACACACATCtccaaaataaaaacattaagaTTCATGCCAAAACATTGAAGGAGTCGAGCTTGGTCGACTGAGGGTCGACCGCATAGCATGGCGAATTTGAGGATGCAAAAAATTGACTCGACTGAACCAGTCGACCAGTCGACCCATGCTAGTCGAGTTGACTGGTTCGGTCATGATTATTGACTTCTTATTTTGGCTAGTGATATTTTGCCTCTCTCCTCCACCAATCCTTTTCCTTGCGTGCCTAGTCTTCCTCCTAGGAAGCTGCTCCTAATCAAGAAAAAGGTTGCTTGTTAGTTCACCTAAACAATCATCATGAATGCAAGTGGAAAAGATATAACAAAGATTgcattattagaaaataattcaaCGATGGGGCTATTCACAATCATGGTTATCAAAATCCTGATTCTGATATACTATTTTATGACTTTACGATAAAAAACAAGTTATCCAGATCTTAAGTATGATGTTAATATTGGCATGATCATACGATCCTACCAAGATCAAGAACATTAGTGATAGCATCATAACACGTAACTCTGCCATCTTTACATTTGggaaaaaatatatgatttggatgaaaaatgatagaattagggtttatgttttggggaaaaaagttgaaattgatgacatttgaaatggtgagtcgcataaatagacATACAACAGCCTTAAAGCGTCGAAACTAACGTTTGTTAACGTTTTATATGCAAAAAAGTCACGgtgaacaatttggtaaacctcagggttaccgcgtggattttttaaaagttttggttaccacgtggaaaacccaaaacctcagggttaccactTGGGTTTTCCACATggaatttttctttattattattattattattattattattattattattattattaaaatctgTCTCTCATCACTCCTCGAAAGAGATATAGTCTCTCATCACTCCTTCTATGAAATATGGGTAGGCCTAAAAAATAAGTAGAGAAAAACTCGTGTCAAAAGAGTGTAGCACTTAGTCATGACAAGAGCATAACACTACTGCAAGATGGAttgaaatttcatttttattacatttttgtAAAATCAAATTGAATGTCATTTTTCTATGATATACATAATGTAATTTAACATTAATACgatttttattaaatgaattgGACTATGATATATATTGTAATTTAACATTAATACGATTTTTATCAAATGAAATGGACTATGATCTAAGGTTGAATGCTTGAATCTAAAGTCCCCCAATAAGGTAAAGCCAGTAAGTGATAAATAGGTAGCAACTACCCATTCGTATTACAAAAAAGCCTCCCATCAATTACCTTTCCTTTCATTCCACCAAATACACTAGTAGCAATTTACAGGAAGTACTCCCACTCTTTAAATGAgaatgtatttattttattttaggagGAATTTAgtgaaaaatgaaattattagagaataagataaaaaacaaATAGATGATAAAAATGAGTAGTTAAGatagagaaaaaaattaaatttatagatgaaatttaaagaaaaaaaaaatcattgctTAAAAAGAGTGCAAAATGAGTTTGACAAATGAATTGAGAGGGATAGAGGGAGCAGTTGACAACTCTACCTAActccttcattcatcatttactATTTCATATAAGATACCCCAATCTTTTTCACTTTTTGTACTTAATTTTCTAAGAAACTTTTTGCGCTCTTTAAACTACTCAACTGGTCTCACTGGTAAGGGGAAATCCTATATCCAATTATCTTTTGATCTCAATGCTTAATTATGAAGTATGTTTTTGACTTTGTCATCTGTACAGTGTTTTTGGTATTTTGGGTATTGTTGTTTGTATCATTATTTCTTGTAATGTGATGTGGGCAATGATTCAATGCTGTCAAATTTGTTTTAAACTTActaattgtcccatttcctgGATTTTGATGCTCCATCCCTGATTCTGTTATTTTGGGCACAGGTTTATTGTTCAGAAAATCATACAAACATGGCTCAAGGGACAAATTCAGATGAGCCAGTAAGTTTTCTGGGATCACTTACTTTTCCAATACACTAATCACAATTTACTGCATTCTAGGCTCTTGATGAAGTTACATCACACATTAACTTAAACTTGGATGTTTCGTACACTTAATTGTACTCGTATTATAGTAACATTGTACAGCTTGTAAGAATTATGAATTGTGCAGTAAAactgattttaaatttgatttgggaATTGTTTGAATTAGTTTTCAATTATTGTAGTTGATCACTCATACTCCAACGGGACGTTTGATTGTTGATATTAAATGAACTTCTgcttaaattttcataaaatgtgATAGGATCATAAACTCTCAATCTGAAACATTTCCTATTCATTAATTTTCCCATTCAAGAGGTAATGGATGAGATTGAATTTTATACAGAAAAAAAATGATTGAAGTAGAGCAAACATGACCGTAAACCTAGCTTGTCAAGTAGTTCTTTTAgctaaattagcttaaattttcattaccatttatACCATTTAATACTTGACAACCAAACAGACCACAAAGTTTTATTGTGTCACCACTTGTGTGTATTATATGAGGATGATTGTTAGCTTAATAAGCTACTGCGTTTGAATGTTCCTGATTGATTCGTTATCAGGTTGTCATTGGGGAGGAAGTAGGCAATGTGAGATTGATTACACTGAATCGGCCTCGCCATCTCAATGTGATATCGCCAGAAACGGTGCTTATGAGATTGTATCTTTGGTTGGTGCACCTTCGGTTTACTTTTGGTGGTTAGCTGTAGTAAAACTGATTGAAATGTATGATTTGTACAGGTGTCTCTTTTAGCAGAATATTTGGAGAACTGGGAGAAGGATGAGAATGTGGAGCTTATATTAATCAAGGTTCCAATTCAAGTGTTCTGAATCCTTTCTTTAATTAGTACTGGAACCTTAAAATTCTTATACTTCTGTCTCGAATTCTACTCcagtttctttctttttcttc
Protein-coding sequences here:
- the LOC130805523 gene encoding protein FAR1-RELATED SEQUENCE 5-like, with amino-acid sequence MEDLQKVLNVEDSSKTSNNEKELSEGTQTPRTITQVTPNGSTLWIPHCEFDKKPFVGMAFENLEKALDFYGKYAEICGFDIRSSTTYKKKGIVFLKYFVCSREGIIKPNPKKSADVVARYKRSTKRIGCKARLILKYDIAKRTYHVLKFEEAHNHCLVSPTSRQFLLGNRKMTLLHKNFISKNARVNIGPVKSFRLFKENVGSYENVGVTMQDFKNFHRDLKAYIKGDDGKMLIENFIRKRDIYTGFYFDYALDEEDHISRLFWADAISRKNYCLFGEMVTFDCTYNTNKYSMVLAPFTGVDHHKSCITFGIGLLAKEDSESFEWLFRTFLHCMGECMPTYLITDQDPAMKIAIKNVFPHTIHKLCMWHIMSKVTDKVGPELNKNEDFLKELNGCVWNIDQEEDEFEEKWEGIMTKYNLQTDKWFTSIFSIRDQWIPAYFRDIPLGGILRTTSRSESVNSFFNHFSNPHMTLVEFYMSYESAMDAQRYKQDKLNAESLHTNPQYKTPLPIEKHAGEVYTRKFFFLFQNEVYKSCFKTYIQSIEKNESVESITVLDSTVSKMYKVNFILGSSIDELKVDCDCKLFKRIGILCSHAICVMSARQITQIPKQYVLDRWTKLALKKPIFDLHGNLIEESKKCNNVGKLLGEVWCEIFNCVGLAQRSESDLQSLLQNLKDISRKLEESDDVRVDITKEQQIELLVGTSSSSTMEIQNPIQSKNKGKSRNCPSTKDTPLKLLSSVHLTGYAHGCSAGFIASSLLVDAQENSKIGLIKSNSLLINRTDFGSNEKGYENEKGENITYISVLHPFKMIPHNRCYPGKTMLLAMLCCFGLILNVSKSNHHNVSSPVNTLEFGPKA